The following proteins come from a genomic window of Solea solea chromosome 3, fSolSol10.1, whole genome shotgun sequence:
- the LOC131456310 gene encoding SH3 domain-containing protein 19-like, with protein sequence MAEARSEEEEENMRDTREQVVRRQPRTSGGRPGRRKPEHRLSQGPLSSIRAVIKRTSTRPTSVSETSRERDRERDRDRRRPEITILSAEPLTSVSWFPGASGGFPPPPPPAAQIWGSTIPPAIQPPPSYEEVIREKTQEQVLLPPSLPPPSSSFSSSSSSSCSSSSSSRPTSTITIATQTDTGSAPAPGDDGVQLRRPVRPPRPSFPSPPTSSHTDDITTSLSALASVSSDADLFSRLTPSTCSHTKRSLAPHPAAGLGRPRPRPRSKLNLQPVSGGEVQVQTLVKLRDDGLATLAARAVAEPATRGGVSQGKYLQELLEAFSSDDWGFPECHSGSSGQSESEEEEEEDGEDMAALKERIQAFEQQVANESCGDADGKDAVTKRPEPRPRPRLQGQQAKSAPPTVAPKPKNFPQAPKPSSKVFWEDAGSAEAEPQLVRTAEKPTLAPKPQSPTETLLPSVSAPLPAPRPPPPKLTHSLSEVSSSSSSTTNPRLPPRPAVAPRGNLDKSSPTLPPRPSVEVSSRAKAEPPADETQATANQTVREGSVRLSVATKPAAVTSPRRASAPTLAPKPTGAPSQTSPDPNPLPAKPAGPVTLKPAAPAPAKPPAPAQRKNPVISVKAESSSADPPLPPRPSSVKLLPLRPPPIKSIPERPPPPAVTSTSTSAPPPSVASPAPGVSPASQCSPSQTPPHPTSVTANQQQRVPKKGPPLPPRPKPGHPLYSSYTKQEVLIVLDDPSPAPPEDQTPASPVTSLSQCLLAMDTQPEPGVHQDCEGKPSLDLNLDLSQSQSILPVQPPEQKEQPDAAPVSGPRCVALFDYEGEEEDELTFSQGDVIALLELMGQEWGRGQIHGRVGIFPLNFTEVTEPPPPPQSVTSPEETTKTALDTTVTETSSALKTPQDLQTEEWEVALFDFPGQAVDDLSFHKGALILVTERVDAEWRRGRLEGREGLYPAAFTQPCQARPITEQQQTAGVAAKGAAKALFDFVAESEDEIMLKVGDIITEVEAVNEQWIVGVVGGRRGIVPKNYVSLL encoded by the exons ATGGCCGAGGCTCGGtccgaggaagaggaggaaaacatgAGGGACACCCGGGAACAAGTGGTCCGGCGGCAGCCCCGTACCTCCGGAG GTCGTCCCGGCAGACGTAAACCAGAGCATCGTCTCAG tCAAGGTCCACTGTCGTCCATCAGAGCGGTCATCAAAAGAA cgTCCACCAGGCCCACGTCTGTCTCAGAGACGTCCAGAGAAAGAGACCGAGAGCGGGACAGAGACAGGAG GCGACCAGAGATCACCATCCTGTCTGCAGAGCCTCTGACCTCCGTGTCCTGGTTCCCCGGAGCCTCTGGAGGATTCccgcctccccctcctcccgcCGCACAGATCTGGGGATCCACCATCCCTCCGGCCATACAG CCTCCTCCTTCCTATGAGGAGGTAATCAGAGAGAAGACACAGGAGCAGGTTCTCCTGCCCCCGTCGCTGCCGCcgccctcttcctccttctcctcctcctcttcctcctcttgctcctcctcttcctcgtcacGTCCCACGTCCACTATAACCATTGCCACACAGACGGACACAGGCTCCGCTCCGGCCCCTGGAGACGACGGCGTGCAGC tgagGCGACCGGTGAGACCGCCGCGACCGTCTTTCCCCTCCCCGCCCACATCGTCtcacactgatgacatcaccacCAGCCTATCAGCACTCGCCTCCGTCAGCAGTGACGCAGACCTGTTCTCACGTTTGACTCCGTCCACCTGCTCTCACACCAAGCGCTCACTAGCTCCTCACCCTGCTGCCGGCTTGGGGCGCCCTAGACCACGCCCTCGCTCTAAGCTCAACCTCCAGCCAGTCAGTGGCGGCGAAGTCCAAGTCCAGACTTTGGTGAAACTGCGTGATGACGGTTTGGCCACGTTAGCAGCCCGCGCTGTAGCCGAACCTGCCACCAGAGGAGGAGTCAGTCAGGGGAAGTACCTGCAGGAGCTGCTTGAGGCCTTCAGCTCCGACGACTGGGGCTTCCCCGAATGccacagcggcagcagcggccaatcagagagcgaggaagaagaggaggaagacggcGAGGACATGGCGGCTCTGAAAGAGAGGATACAAGCCTTCGAGCAGCAGGTGGCCAATGAAAGCTGTGGCGACGCTGACGGCAAAGACGCCGTGACAAAGAGACCCGAACCCCGGCCACGCCCTCGTCTCCAGGGACAACAGGCCAAATCGGCCCCGCCCACCGTCGCACCGAAGCCCAAGAACTTCCCACAAGCTCCAAAACCGTCCAGCAAAGTTTTCTGGGAAGACGCAGGGTCAGCGGAGGCCGAACCACAGCTGGTCAGGACTGCCGAAAAACCCACACTCGCACCGAAGCCGCAGTCCCCCACCGAAACACTCCTGCCGTCTGTCTCCGCCCCTCTCCCCgctcccaggccccctccacCAAAACTCACCCACTCCCTCAGTGAagtgtcttcctcctcctcatccactacaaaccccagacttcCTCCCAGACCCGCGGTCGCCCCCAGAGGAAACCTGGATAAAAGCTCCCCGACCCTTCCCCCACGACCCTCAGTGGAGGTCAGCAGCAGAGCGAAGGCGGAGCCTCCGGCTGATGAGACGCAGGCAACTGCCAATCAAACTG TGAGAGAAGGAAGTGTTCGTCTCAGTGTCGCGACCAAACCGGCTGCTGTGACCTCACCACGCAGAGCcagtg CTCCGACTCTGGCTCCCAAACCCACTGGAGCTCCTTCCCAAACGTCTCCAGATCCAAACCCACTTCCGGCCAAACCTGCAGGACCCGTGACCCTGAAACCTGCTGCTCCAGCTCCGGCCAaacctccagctccagctcagaGGAAGAACCCGGTGATATCAGTCAAAGCAGAGAGTTCCAGCGCtgaccctcctcttcctccacg GCCGTCTAGTGTTAAGCTCCTCCCCCTTCGCCCTCCACCGATCAAATCCATTCCAGAGCGACCTCCACCTCCAGCcgtcacctccacctccacctcggCTCCGCCGCCTTCCGTGGCTAGCCCCGCCCCTGGAGTGTCACCAGCCAGTCAGTGTTCACCCTCACAGACTCCTCCTCATCCCACGTCTGTAACAGCCAATCAGCAACAAAGAGTCCCAAAGAAAGGACCACCTCTGCCCccgagaccaaaacctggacaTCCACTTTACAGCAGCTACacg AAGCAGGAAGTCCTGATCGTACTGGACGACCCCAGTCCTGCACCTCCAGAGGATCAAACCCCCGCCTCTCCTGTCACCAGCTTGTCTCAGTGTCTCCTGGCCATGGACACGCAGCCAGAGCCAGGTGTCCACCAGGACTGCGAGGGTAAACCCAGCCTGGACCTGAACCTCGACCTATCACAGTCTCAG TCCATCCTGCCTGTGCAGCCTCCTGAGCAGAAAGAACAACCAGATGCTGCTCCTGTcag CGGCCCGCGCTGCGTTGCCCTCTTCGACTacgagggggaggaggaggacgagctCACCTTCTCCCAGGGCGACGTCATCGCTCTCCTCGAGCTCATGGGGCAGGAGTGGGGGCGGGGCCAGATCCACGGGCGAGTAGGGATATTCCCGCTGAACTTCACTGAGGTCACggagccgccgccgccacctCAGTCGGTGACGTCGCCCGAGGAAACGACAAAAACAGCGCTGGATACGACGGTGACAGAAACGTCTTCTG CACTGAAGACGCCACAGGATTTGCAG acagagGAGTGGGAGGTGGCTCTGTTTGACTTCCCCGGTCAGGCGGTGGACGACCTGTCCTTCCACAAGGGGGCGCTGATCCTGGTGACAGAGCGCGTTGACgcagagtggaggagaggaagactggaggggagggaggggcttTACCCTGCCGCCTTCACACAACCCTGccagg CTcggccaatcacagagcagcagcagacggcTGGGGTGGCGGCTAAAGGAGCGGCGAAGGCGTTGTTTGACTTTGTGGCGGAGAGCGAGGACGAGATCATGCTGAAG GTgggtgacatcatcactgaggtGGAGGCTGTGAATGAGCAGTGGATTGTGGGAGTTGTGGGAGGGAGACGTGGGATCGTCCCCAAAAACTACGTTTCTCTTCTCTGA
- the LOC131456322 gene encoding serine/threonine-protein kinase DCLK2-like, with translation MSLSKTLELEHFDERNKIRRGRSTRPKRDDSTGSGGGSGPSSRGSSLVPSPAHSANCSYYRTRTLQTLTSEKRAKKVRFYRNGDRYFKGLVYAISSDRFRSYDALLMELTRSLADNLHLPQGVRTIYTIDGSKRISTMDELVEGECYVCASNEPYRKVDYTKISVPSWKPGAGAGAGAGAASSTRCTTTVSTGVSAGSGGTTSVGSSGGTGTGTGGSRERPESREGRESKDFIKPKLVTVIRSGVKPRKAVRILLNKKTAHSFEQVLADITEAIKLDSGAVKRLYTLDGKQLTCLQDFFGDDDVFMACGPEKFRYAQDDFVLTHTNKTQAFVSECRAKSRSAAPPMKTTPPKIPSGSGFCSSKTPPKGPTRTKSPGPANEASGSQSGGKSTRSSPSPTSPGSRRSLKISPRRTSSTDVNGDAEQLDEDTTVEVNGNRSVSSSIINDKYKVGKVIGDGNFAVVKECVERSTGQEFALKIIDKARCCGKEHLIENEVAVLRRVRHPSIIQLIEVDDTPTQLFLVMELVKGGDLFDAITSSTKYSERDASAMIFNLAGAVKYLHRMNIVHRDIKPENLLVCEYPDGTKSLKLGDFGLATVVEGPLYTVCGTPTYVAPEIIAETGYGLKVDIWAAGVIAYILLCGFPPFRSENNVQEELFDQILRGKLEFPSPDWDAVSLPAKMLISQMLQVNVDARFTAEEVLSHPWVTDEAPVDSTTVSSTEDQSSADALEPEHDDSPILETKQVPSPLV, from the exons ATGTCTCTGAGCAAGACCCTCGAGCTGGAGCACTTTGATGAACGGAACAAGATCCGCCGCGGACGCTCCACCCGGCCCAAGAGAGATGACTCGACAGGCAGTGGCGGAGGTTCAGGTCCCAGCTCCAGGGGTAGTAGTCTGGTTCCAAGCCCCGCCCACAGCGCCAACTGCAGCTACTACCGGACCCGAACACTGCAGACGCTCACCTCGGAGAAACGGGCCAAAAAGGTCAGATTCTACCGCAACGGAGACCGGTACTTCAAGGGTCTGGTGTATGCCATTTCCAGTGACCGCTTTCGCTCCTACGATGCGCTGCTGATGGAGCTGACACGCTCATTGGCTGATAACCTTCATTTGCCGCAAGGAGTGCGCACAATCTACACCATAGATGGCAGCAAAAGGATCAGCACTATGGACGAACTGGTGGAAG gcGAGTGTTACGTCTGTGCGTCTAACGAACCGTACCGCAAGGTCGACTACACCAAGATCTCCGTTCCGAGCTGGAAGCCCGGAGCCGGAGCCGGGGCCGGTGCCGGTGCGGCGAGCTCCACCCGCTGCACCACCACAGTGTCCACCGGGGTGTCGGCGGGCAGCGGTGGCACCACAAGTGTCGGCAGCAGCGGGGGCACCGGCACTGGCACCGGCGGCTCCAGGGAACGTCCCGAAAGCCGCGAGGGCAGAGAGAGCAAGGACTTCATCAAGCCCAAGCTGGTGACGGTGATTCGCAGCGGCGTGAAGCCGCGCAAGGCGGTGAGGATCCTGCTGAACAAGAAGACGGCGCACTCCTTCGAGCAGGTGCTCGCCGACATCACCGAGGCCATCAAGCTGGACTCCGGCGCCGTGAAGCGGTTGTACACGCTGGACGGAAAACAG ttgacTTGTCTGCAGGATTTCTTTGGCGATGACGACGTGTTCATGGCGTGCGGCCCGGAGAAGTTCCGTTACGCTCAGGACGActttgtgctcacacacactaacaaaacACAGGCTTTTGTCAGCg agtgTCGGGCTAAATCTCGCTCTGCTGCTCCACCCATGAAAACTACACCTCCCAAGATTCCGAGCGGTTCTGGTTTCTGCTCCTCAAAGACGCCGCCTAAAGGCCCGACCAGGACAAAGTCTCCTGGTCCAG CCAATGAGGCGTCAGGATCACAGTCAGGTGGGAAGTCCACCAGGTCAAGCCCCTCCCCCACCAGCCCTGGGAGCCGACGCAGCCTCAAG ATTTCTCCTCGCAGGACATCGTCCACTGACGTGAACGGAGACGCCGAGCAGCTGGACGAGGACACCACTGTCGAAG TTAACGGAAATCGATCGGtctcttcatccatcatcaacGACAAGTACAAAGTCGGGAAGGTGATCGGAGATGGAAACTTCGCGGTTGTGAAGGAGTGCGTGGAGAG gtcgACGGGTCAAGAGTTTGCGCTGAAGATCATCGACAAAGCTCGGTGCTGTGGGAAG gagcaCCTGATAGAGAACGAGGTGGCCGTGCTGCGGCGAGTCCGACACCCGAGCATCATCCAGCTCATCGAGGTGGACGACACGCCCACTCAGCTCTTCCTGGTTATGGAGCTCGTCAAG GGTGGCGACCTCTTTGACGCCATCACCTCGTCCACCAAGTACAGCGAGCGCGACGCCAGCGCCATGATCTTCAACCTGGCCGGAGCCGTGAAGTATCTGCACCGCATGAATATCGTCCACCGAGACATCAAACCAGAGAACCtgctg GTTTGTGAATATCCAGACGGCACGAAGTCTCTGAAGTTGGGTGATTTTGGTTTGGCGACGGTGGTGGAGGGGCCGCTCTACACGGTTTGTGGCACGCCCACGTACGTCGCCCCGGAGATTATCGCAGAGACCGG CTACGGTCTAAAGGTAGACATCTGGGCCGCGGGAGTGATCGCCTACATCCTGCTGTGTGGATTCCCTCCTTTCAGAAG tgaGAACAATGTGCAGGAGGAGCTTTTCGACCAGATCCTCAGAGGGAAGCTGGAGTTTCCATCTCCAGACTGGGATGCCGTCAGTCTGCCTGCTAAG ATGCTGATTAGTCAGATGCTGCAGGTGAATGTGGACGCTCGTTTCACCGCAGAGGAGGTCCTGTCACATCCCTGGGTGACG GATGAAGCTCCCGTTGACTCCACCACTGTGAGCAGCACTGAAGACCAGAGCAGTGCAGACGCACTGGAACCAGAACACGACGACTCACCGATACTGGAGACCAAACAAGTTCCCTCACCTCTGGTCTGA